A stretch of DNA from Roseovarius sp. M141:
CAGTAGATTAGTGCGCGATTTCGCGTGATATGAACCGTCAAAATGGGTTAAAAGGCGGATATTGCCAAACCGCCACTGGGTGCATGTCTGCATGCAAGCCATTCCAAGGACATCTGCCATGATCGAAACGCCCTATCTTCTGTTTTTGGGCGATGCGCCCGACATGCTGGCGGCCAAGGTCGCCATCGGCATCCGGGACTGGCGCCCTGAAAACGCTGTCGGCCAGATTCGCCTGCCCGGCTGTGGCGCCGATCTGGGCCTGACTGACATGACCTTGGTCGAGGGCCGCGAGGCTGGCGCCAAAACGCTGGTGATCGGGGTGGCCAACCGGGGCGGAGTCATCTCAGCCAAGTGGAAAGAACTACTGATCGCCGCGCTCGGCATGGGCTATGATCTGGCCAGCGGCCTGCACAATCTGCTGCGGGGCGAGGCAGATCTGGTCGCCGCCGCCCGGCAACATGGTCGCACCCTGCACGACGTGCGCATCCCTTCGGTGCAGTATCCCATCGCAAACGGCGAAAAGCGGCGCGGCAAGCGGTGCCTTGCCATCGGCACTGACTGCGCGGTCGGGAAAATGTACACCGCCATGGCAATGGAGCGCGACATGACGGCGCGCGGGATGAAGGCGACCTTCCGCGCCACCGGCCAGACAGGTATCCTGATCACCGGCGACGGCGTGCCGCTGGATGCCGTTATCGCGGATTTCATGGCTGGATCGATCGAGTACCTGACCCCCGAGAATGACGACGACCACTGGGACATGATCGAAGGGCAAGGCAGCCTGTTCCACGTCTCCTACTCCGGCGTCACGCTGGCGCTGATCCATGGCGGCCAACCCGATGCGCTGATCCTGTGCCACGAACCGACGCGCACCCACATGCGCGGTCTGCCCGGCTACAGCCTGCCCTCGCTGGAGCAGCTTCGCGATACCGCCCTGCCGCTGGCGCGCGTCGCCAACCCGGAGTGCCGCGTCACGGGCATTGCCGTCAATACCCAGCACATGACCGAGCCGGACGCGCGCGCCTATCTCGAAAACGTCGAGCAGCGGATGGACCTGCCTGCCACCGATCCTTACCGCTTTGGTGCTGGCGCGCTGGTGGAGGCACTGGCGGCTCTGTAAGTGGCGAGGCTGCCGCAGGGTGGGCCGCGCTGGAATTTGAGTATTTTTGGAACATTGAAAGGCAGGGCGCATGCAGGTTTCGGTGACGCGCGATGTGTTCAGGCTGGCGCAGGTGTTTACCATCAGCCGCGGCTCGCGCACGCAGGCGCAGGTGCTGACGGTAACGGTGAGCGATGGCGCGCATCAGGGGCGCGGCGAATGTGTGCCCTACGCGCGCTATGGCGAAACGCTGGACAGCGTCTCGGCCCAGATCGAAGGCGCGGCGGTGACGGATCGGGCGGCGCTTTACGCCCTGCCCGCCGGAGCGGCGCGCAATGCGCTGGACTGCGCCCTGTGGGATCTGGAGGCCAAACACGCCGGGTGCCGCGTGTGGGAGTTGGCCGGACTGCCCAAGCCCGGACCTGAGATCACGGCCTACACCCTGTCGCTGGACACGCCCGAAGCGATGCAGGCGCAGGCGGCCAAGAATGCGTTTCGCCCGCTGCTCAAGATCAAGCTGGGCACCCCAGACGACATGGCCCGGCTGGAAGCTGTGCGCGCAGGCGCGCCAAAGTCGACCATCATCGTCGATGCAAATGAAGGGTGGAGCGCCGAAATCTATGCCGATCTGGCGCCGCACCTCCTGCGCCTTGGCGTTGCGCTGGTGGAACAACCGCTGCCTGCGGGCGAGGATGAGGCGCTTCTGGGCATGGACCGCCCCGTGCCGGTCTGCGCCGACGAATCCTGCCACGACCGCGCCAGTCTGGCCGCGCTCAAGGGCAAATATGACGTGGTTAACATCAAGCTGGACAAGACCGGCGGCCTGACCGAGGCGCTGGAACTGCGCCGCGCGGCCGAGGCCCAAGGCTACCGCGTGATGGTTGGCTGCATGGTCGGCAGCAGCCTGGCGATGGCGCCCGCCACGCTGGTTGCGCAGGGCGCGATGGTAACCGATCTTGACGGGCCGCTGCTTCTGGCAGAAGACCGCGACACACCGCTGACCTTCGACAGCGCCGGGGTGCACCCCCCCGCGCCGGACCTTTGGGGATAAACCAACATGCGCACAGTTTACGTAAACGGCGATTACCTGCCCGAGAACGAGGCCAAGGTCTCTGTCTTTGACCGGGGCTTCCTGATGTCGGATGGCGTCTATGAGGTCACCAGCGTGCTGGGTGGCAAGCTGATCGATTTCGAAGGCCATGTGAAACGACTCGAGCGGTCACTGAGCGAGCTGGACATGCGCGCACCGGCAGCCATGGACGATCTTCTGACGATCCACCGCGAAATGGTGTCGCGCAATGATATTACCGATGGGCTGATTTACCTACAGGTCACGCGCGGCAATCCGGGCGACCGCGATTTCCACTATCCGC
This window harbors:
- the dgcA gene encoding N-acetyl-D-Glu racemase DgcA, which translates into the protein MQVSVTRDVFRLAQVFTISRGSRTQAQVLTVTVSDGAHQGRGECVPYARYGETLDSVSAQIEGAAVTDRAALYALPAGAARNALDCALWDLEAKHAGCRVWELAGLPKPGPEITAYTLSLDTPEAMQAQAAKNAFRPLLKIKLGTPDDMARLEAVRAGAPKSTIIVDANEGWSAEIYADLAPHLLRLGVALVEQPLPAGEDEALLGMDRPVPVCADESCHDRASLAALKGKYDVVNIKLDKTGGLTEALELRRAAEAQGYRVMVGCMVGSSLAMAPATLVAQGAMVTDLDGPLLLAEDRDTPLTFDSAGVHPPAPDLWG
- the dgcN gene encoding N-acetyltransferase DgcN — translated: MIETPYLLFLGDAPDMLAAKVAIGIRDWRPENAVGQIRLPGCGADLGLTDMTLVEGREAGAKTLVIGVANRGGVISAKWKELLIAALGMGYDLASGLHNLLRGEADLVAAARQHGRTLHDVRIPSVQYPIANGEKRRGKRCLAIGTDCAVGKMYTAMAMERDMTARGMKATFRATGQTGILITGDGVPLDAVIADFMAGSIEYLTPENDDDHWDMIEGQGSLFHVSYSGVTLALIHGGQPDALILCHEPTRTHMRGLPGYSLPSLEQLRDTALPLARVANPECRVTGIAVNTQHMTEPDARAYLENVEQRMDLPATDPYRFGAGALVEALAAL